CCGAACCGCTAGTCGATTTCTTCTTTATTGCAACATATTTTTTTATACAACACACATTACATGTTTTCTATATTGACATATGTTGACTTTGTTATATTGTCTTATGCGTATATAGGAGATCAATCACGCTGGAGCTGGTGGAATATGGGCAGAATTAGTTAGTAACAGAGGTATCGCACTTAGTCTTCCTTGTACATCTGTTGAAGAAATGATTTGTGAAGTTATTTGACGTTGTGAATTTGACGAAATGGTTTTTCATGGTTCAGGTTTTGAAGCTGGAGGCGCCCTTACTCCATCGAGGATCGAGCCATGGTCAATCCTTGGGAACACATCAACAATACGCGTAACAACAGATAGATCTTCTTGTTTCAAGAGAAATGTTTTTGCTCTAAAGATGGAGGTTCTTTGTGAAGACTGTCCGCCCGGTGGTGTTGGCATTTCTAATCCTGGATTCTGGGACATGGTATGAATTTGTCTTAATAGATAAATTAGTCTTCACCAAGAAATACGAGGCATAATTTTTTTTTTCTGAATCTACAAATTGACACTTCAAGAGACTCTTTTTTTGCACAGCTTAAACTAACAATATTTATTTCTGAGCTAATAATATTTTTTGCATTTCAATTTTCAGAATATAGATGTTATGGCGCTGCTAGAAGGAGGGCGCGAGAGGGCCGGCCGGGGGCCTTTTGCCCACGGCCGGGCAAGATGGAAGGGATTTCCTTCTtaattcttgcttgattagattgatacatctcctctctttatatagagaggtttacttgactcccaaGCAAGGCTTTACTTGACCCCTAAGCAAGCGACCCTTATCTCTAATTAACCCTAAGACTAACGGGCTATACCGCCAGCCCAGGCCCATTACATACTCTAACAATAGAACAAGGAGAAAGCTATAATCTAGCCATGTATCTGAGATCACCAGAACATTTGAACTTCACAGCTTCACTAACATGCTCAAATGGATCGCAAATTGTAGCGTCAGCCTCTATACAGTATACATCTTTTCCCTAGCCCTTCTACAGcatatttcatttgtttttttttttgtcAACTAACCACAAAAATGATCGCATCATTTCAGGCTTACTGGTTTATCAAACTGGACAAAGATAGAGCTGCAACTGTTAGCTCAAGGAACATGCAGAAGCTCACGGCTTGAACTAACAACTTTGAACAGGGGAATAATATGGCTGGATCAAGTTTCCCTTATGCCTTCAGACACACACAAGGTGGTTTGCTATTTTAACTTTTTCGTTACCTAATACCTAAAAACTGCACTGTTTCGTTAATGAGTAAGTGTACATTCAATGGAAACCTTATCAAAGTAATGCTATTTTGAATAAGAGAAGGAGGCTTTTGTGTGTTAATATTCCTGAAGCGTAgctgaaattgaaaatcaattGTCACAAAGATATTAGTTCAGTTATTATCATTGATACTGTCAAAGTACAATAACCTATAGTTAATTTTTGAGAAAATTTAAATAATTTTTTGTTCTTTAATAACCATGTTTACTATGAGTATACAGGAGTTGTTGATGAACATTTTGTTACACATCTGCAGGGCCATGGCTTTCGCAAGGAACTCATATCCATGCTTTTAGATCTTAGACCACGCTTCCTACGATTTCCAggtattttctttgtttccaaaACAACCAGCTATGCAAATCTACAATGTTTGTGTCCATTGTTTGGACGCAATGACTTCTCACTGTCCTACCATATGTATACCTTTTTCTTAAGTCTAGAAAGAATGATTTAAACAAAAAGCATTCTAACATTTTCAGTTGTACACAATCTGAGCTAGGCATTTGTATGATTTATTTGTCAGGAGGTTGCTTTGTTGAAGGCGAATGGTTGATAAATGCATTTAGGTGGAAGGAAATTATTGGTCCATGGGAGCAAAGACCTGGGCATTTTGGAGATGTTTGGCATTACTGGACCGATGATGGCCTTGGATATTATGAATTTCTTCAGGTATGCCTTTACAATATTGGGTTTTGCTCTTCTGGTGTTGTGTCGTGCCACCATATCTTACCATTTGTTTCTTTCGAAATAGCTTGCTGAAGACTTGGATGCTACCCCAATCTGGGTGGTGAACATTGGTATAACAttatttgcatctttatttttcatatttttttttgtCATCACTAGTATACCCATTAACTCTAAGATCGCGAAATTTAGGAATCAGCCATCACGATAAAATTAACATCTCTGACATCGCACCCCTGGTAGAGGTAAGTTTTCAGTGTCCTAGATCTTTGTATGGATCAACCATTCATGCCATAAGTGATAAATATTCCTCTTTAAATGCATTGCAAGCTAAGTTTTCAGTGTCCATCATACCACACTGAAGTTTCAGGCCAATGCATTTCTGATGATTTTGAGTTCACTATTTTAAAGGTAACTAGTTGTCTTGCTACAGGATATATTGGATTCTCTAGAGTTTGCTAAGGGGAGTGCGGAATCAAAATGGGGCAGCGTTAGAGCCTCCATGGGGCATCCTGAGCCTTTCCTAGTTAAATATGTGGCCTTAGGGAATGAGGACTGCGTTTTCAGTTTTTACAGAGGTAGATTATTGGCACTTTTTCATTATAACTTACATTTCTACTTCAGGACTTGTAAATACTGAACAGCTATGACTTATATCCTGCTTTTCACATGAAATTTATAATTCTCTTGAACAGAACATTATCTCGAATTTTACACTGCCATCAAAGAGGCTTATCCTGATATTCAAATTATATCAAACTGTGTTGGCTCACGTGTGCGACTTGATCATCCTGCTGACTTGTATGATTTTCATGTAAAACCACTCACTCTATCACCAGTTCTTTGGCTTGTGTTTTCTTGATTGAATTATACTAAATGTTACATTTCTTTGTAGATCTATAAAAACAGCACTTGGGTTTTTCTTAACAAGACCATGTTTGACAATGTGCCTCGTACTGGGCCTAAGGTATGCCTTGATTTTTCCTGTCCACTATGATGTTAATTTACCTTCCTTCTCATCATGCGTGGATGCTGCATAAACAGGGAGTAGCTTAGCACCTAGCCACTGTCTTCACAATGACTTTGTTTCTTGAGGGTGACTTTGCAATATTTCATTGCAGGTGTTTGTTAGTGAGTATGCTGTTGTAGAAGAAAAGCCTGGCGATGGTGGTAACGGAAACCTTGTCGCTTCACTGGCAGAGGCTGCTTTCCTCACCGGCTTAGAGAAAAATAGGTGACTTCCCCCTATCCTTCCTCCTTATCTGGATTATTTCTTGGGTCCTGGGAAATAACAATCAGACATTTGTCTGTTTTTGGAGATGCACAAGTTTGTCTGTATAAAGGGACATTGCCTTTGGTAATTGTGACCTGATTGTAGTTTTTCCAACACATggccaaagaaaaagaaaaacatgtTGAGAAATTAACAACAAAAATACACTGAGTAACCTTGTGATCATTTTACGTTGAGCAACAAGAACTGCTAAAGTTAATCATATGGTGAGATAGCTCTCTGTCGCCTTATTTGCAGTGATATCGTTCAGATGGCGAGCTATGCGCCACTCTTCGTCAATGACAACGATCGCACGTTAGTATTTGTGGCTTCTTGTTATTTCTATCATACTTGTCGATGAGAATTGCAGTGATAACAAGTAAATTTGATTGCAGCTGGATGCCAGATGCGATAGTCTTTAACTCCTGGCAACAGTATGGCACTCCTAGCTACTGGATGCAGACATTTTTCCGTGAATCAAGTGGTGCTCTGATCCATCCCATCACAATCAACTCCAGCTATTCCCAACAATTGGCAGCTTCTGCAGTCACCTGGCAAGACAGTAAGATTAGCTTCCTGAGAGTGAAGGTAAAATCAACGCTGGCATTTTCCTCGTAGCCTGCATGCGTATGCTTGATATGACTAGATGACGAGTGTAGACTTGCATTCATATCTGGGATGTCCATATATGGCAAAACAAATATTTCAAAACCATTTGCATAAAATCCTACAGATCGATTTGATTTCCTAGGTACTTTAGGATTAGCAAGTTTTGATATCGACCTTGGAAAGTTGTTCCACAGATAGTGAACTTTGGGCCAGTTGCTGTGAATCTCACAATATCTGCGTCTGGACTTGAAGCTAGTGTCAACAGCGCAAGATCCACGGTCACTGTTCTCACGTCCAGCAATCCGCTTGATGGGAACTCATTCAGTCGACCAAAGAAGGTAAGATGGCGGCTGAACTATTTGCAAGCTCACGCGAGCTTTTCAATTACAATTTCTGAATCCCTCTGGGAGCTCGCGTGACAATTGCTGTATCTTGCAAACGGGTGCAGGTGGCGCCGGTCATGAGCGAGCTGCCCAATGCTGCGGAGGAGATGCAGGCGCTGCTGGTTCCTTACTCCTTAACCTCATTCGATCTAGCTCTAGATGTCTAGATCACTAGCGTCTAGCGGTACCCTGATTGTCGCTATTTTCTTGGAACTAAGTTGGCAACCATCATAAGTAGTTGCTAGGCTTGAACTTTCAGAGTGTTGTGTGTGGGCCAACTGGATGATTAGGACTCTCGTTCCAGACAGTACATTGTGTCAAGTGTGGAGAAATGTTGTCAATCACCTATGGCTATGGGATGACAAGAAAAAATATATTGCAAAGGTGTAGTAACGTTTGCACAATGCATGTTGCGTATGCGATGTGCCAGTATCGCAGACGGTTGCTGTTCACTCCGTCAGTGATATTGGCGTACTGTTTTTAAACTCATCCATGATCTGCGGCTGCTGATTTTTCTAGCTGAAAAGCTAGGCTTACGGAGTGATTCTTACGGAAAAGTGTCCGTGTGTCCCTAAATGGTACTctctccgtccgaaaatacttgtcagaggaatggatgtatctacatgtgttttagttttagatacattcATTTTTTATGTATTTCTGCGAccagtatttccggacggagggagtattaggtAAGAAATTTGCCCGCTTTTACACAGACGTTGCGCTCCATCCGTCGACGATCCTTATTTACTTTCCCACCATCCCTCACGATATTTCCTTACCTATTTTCTCCACCAGTTGTTACATTTCCTTTTCCTCACACAATTACGAATTAATCGCCAGAAAATTGTAGGACAGCCATTATATTTATCAAGTAAGACACTTGCCAAATAAATATTTATATTTATCAAATAAATTACACAATCACATTAATATTTACATTTCTTTTTCCTCTACACAATTAACAATTAATCGCCAGGAAATTATAGTATAACCATTATATTTATCAAATAAGACACTTGCCAAATAAATATTTATATTTATCAAATAAATTACACGATCACATTGATATGCACAGGCAAAAAACCGGCTAGCTATTAAAATATTTATTTATGCACCATTACAACGCACAAGAAATTATATAGTCAATCCCATCCGTCACCGGAAATTGCTTTTGGAGGCCGAGCTTCATGGAGGCCTCCAAATGCAAAATTCAAAATTCTTGaaaattcatatttttacatttcaaaaattatgaaaaaaatacAGAGATAGATGAAGGTATAGTGCACAAGTGTGTAAATTTTCAGGACAAAGTACATTGAAACATGGGTTATGCAAAAAAACAAATCTGGGGCTTTTGAACACATGATACCATTCATCCTTCCCAAgcatgaatttgtcttttttgtacagGTCACATTTCAACTGATTTCATCCTGAAATTTTACACACATGCGCACCACATCATTGTTTACTTACAAAAAAAATTCAGACTTTTTAAACCAAATTTTTTGAATTCTGAATTAAAAAAAACGGCCACCATGGAGGCCGAGAGCCAAAACGTCATTCTCTATAAATCCGTACTACTTTGGCTGTCTAGTTAATGGCTCCTCAATTTTTGTGTTGTGAGTATAGTGTTGTAGAAAAGCTTTTTTTTGCAAGAAACTTCTAATTTATTCATCTTCAATCGTGAGAATACAAAAAACAACAAaggtaataaaaattacaaccaTGGCCATGAACCACCTAGCGACAACTACAAGCATTGGAGCGAGCCGAAgacgcgccgccgtcatcgccccatCCCTCAGCGTTGCTAGGCAAACCTTTTTGTAGTAGACAGTCAAGAAGTAATCGTGCTAAGGCTGCATAGGACCAACACACCAGAGTAGCCACCATCGCCGATGAAGAAAATCGTAGATCAAAAGGATCAAACCTATAAACACCCAAACGAAGACTAGAAAAGTTGCTAGAATGGAATAAGAGACATATCAAACTAGGATTCAACAAATTGGACGGCAAGAGGGAATTAATTAACTGAAAAACTAATTACTTAATAATGTATTTCTTTAAAATGAATTAGTAGGTAATAATTAGGCACATGTATGAAATCTATTACTGTTATGCTCCACCAAGGGAAGGAATTAATAAAAATTGACGAATTAATCCTAACGGATTCACGTTATCAAATCAAATATACCTAATTAGTTGGGCGTGATTAATGAGTAACAGTATGAGTTAGAGGTAAATACACCGCAAATTATAGAACTTTCACGCGGCGGTCAGTTTGGTGCACAAACTTGTAAAGTACGTGCTTATGGTCATCTAACTTATCCTTCCATTCATATACTATGCTTTCTACCGTATCATGTGCATCCTTGGCTTGCCAACATGGCAGGGGTCCATTGTCAGTGGCTGAGGCGGTGGGTAATCCACATGCATTGATTTTTCTTCAGGAAGCACCTTTGTATTTTATTTATTTACGCAGAAGGTCCCCAAATAAAATGAAAAGTGCTGGAGCGCTGCAGGATTCTAACACACGACCTGCTATGATTCGCCTCACTTATATAGCCACTTGACCTCCTTACTGTTGACATTTATGTAGCACAATTAGCTTTATATAAGACAGACCGTAGGAGTTAAAGTAGAAACCAAAACGAGAAAAGGGGAAGGCACCGGTTTGAACCTATGACCACATAAGCTCGTCGCGTGCGCGAGCGCCAACCATCCAGCCACAATGACATTTAAATACATAAACACAATTTATCTTATGtattcttctttctttcttttttcatttaagaaaattACTTATATTCTACATATTTTTTTTGGACAAATCAACTAGCTTTTGTTTGAATTCGAGTAATTTTAAATTTAAGAATCTAGATAAAGGGAAATATAGTGCAGAATGAGTGTACGCATTTTTTTGGACAAATCAACTAAGTTTTTGTATGAATTCGGGTGTTATAATTAAAAATGCAGATAAAACAAAATATAGTGCAGAATGAATGTACGTAAATTCTTTTGGACAAATCAATTTTTTTGTTTGAATTCGAATAATTTGAAATTTGAAAAATCTAGATAATAGAAATTATAGGTCAGGATGAATGTACATAAATTTTTCGGACAAATCAACTAATTTTTTATTGAATTTGAATAATCTAGATAAAATAAATATAGTTCGTAATGAATATAAATAAATTTCTTTTGGACaaatcatcataatttttttaTGAGTTCGAAAATCTAGCTAAAAGAAATTATATTTCAAAAAGAATGTACATAACATTTAAAAATATGAATAAAAGGAAATTAGTGCACAATGAATGTACGTATTTTTTTGGGACAAAATttgttttaattcaaataattttaaattAGATAATCTAGATAaaagaaaatatgggtcaaaATGAATGCACGTAATTTTTCGGACAATTCAACTAATTTTGTGTTTGAATTTGAATAATCTATATAATTTTGTTGACAAGCTACAGTAGGGAAAATCCCTATTGTGATCTTTTTCATTAAATCAATATGGTTAGAGTCTAGTTACAGAGGTGGCATGGTGAATGCCTGTTACAAGATGTTAGAAAATAAAAGCGCTATGCATTTATTACACACTGTCTAGCCATGAGAGCATGCCTTCCTTGATGCTGGGTTTAGCCCTGATCATTGTATAAAAGGGCAGCTGAATAGTAGGTGCATTCTATCTTACATATTGTGGTCATTGCATAAAACACATTTTGTACTCTCCAGGTTGAAATTTTTTCTGGTAATTAGCTCACAAGTATTTATTCTATCTCTGAGTAACAGCTAGCAAACGAATTTGTGTCTAGGAAGAGAACAAGATTTCTAGATCCATTGCATGGGCAGTGGCGCCTGCTGATTACCCATTAAGGCATTGTAGATTTTCTTAGATGAATACTTCGAGCTTACCCACATGAAAGACCATGTCTCATTGTCTTGGTTATGTCTGATTGCCTCTAGTTGATCGGCTAATAAGTTGAATTGTTCATAGGCAATCATAGATAGTGAAGCTGGAATAGATTATAATAATTTGTCACAGATTTAGCTTGCTGAATAGAGATATTCTCATTCTCAGCAAATGAGTGCAGTTCGGCCCATTTGTGTTTCAAAATGCTTCCATTCCAGACATCATCCCATAATGAAACATTATCACCTTTACTGAATTTGCAGGTGGCCATACCTCTGTAAACGTCAATAAGACTTGGGCAGTCCCTCCACCAGAAAGATCCTTTGTTGTGCTGGCATGTGGTATAGTATTATTTGAGTAATATGCTTGTCATATTAGTTTGAGATAatctatataaaaaaatataGTTCATAATGAATGTACGTAAATTTTGCAATTTTTTCcggaataaataaataaattttgtttgaattcaaataattttaaattCAAAAATCTAAAAGGAAATACAGTGTAGCATGAATGTATGTAATTTTGTTTCGAACAAATCATCGGAAATTTTGTTGAATCCGAATAATTTTAAATTTGAAAATCTAGAGAAATCAAAATATATTCAGAATGTGTACTTTTATCTTAGAGGGTTTTTTTAGTCTAAATAAAAGAATATACACACGAACATAAGTAGGGCTATCTAGTCTAAATGTGTACATGTTATCCTCGTGATTAATGAATAGAGTAACAGTATAAAGTAAGGTTATCTGGTGTTCGTGTGTATATAAGTTGGATCCTTCTGATCCGCCCTACTTTTTATTGGTGGTGGTTTCTGTtttggtgcgctggtcctatggaGGTTTAGCACGACGACCtaccgactgtctactacaatatAGTTTGGCCGACTCAGATGAGGAAGGGGCAAAGACGGCGGCACGACTTCGGCCGCTCCGCTGCTAGTAATCATCGATAGGTGGTTTACGGATCTAGATGTATTTTTAACTTCTGGTATTCTTTATACTACCTTAACAGTTGATGAATAGATGAAAAGTTATCTCCTAAAAAAAGTAAGCCCGGCTCTAACGCTCAGTCGATTGACATCACGTGTGTTGCTCTGGAATAGCTCCGGATCGACATGTAGCAGGGTAGGATACAGtcacgaccccccccccccc
The Aegilops tauschii subsp. strangulata cultivar AL8/78 chromosome 3, Aet v6.0, whole genome shotgun sequence genome window above contains:
- the LOC120962120 gene encoding alpha-L-arabinofuranosidase 2-like, which codes for GRRHRRGGVPASANRKIDASKAAAKRIPETLFGLFFEEINHAGAGGIWAELVSNRGFEAGGALTPSRIEPWSILGNTSTIRVTTDRSSCFKRNVFALKMEVLCEDCPPGGVGISNPGFWDMNIDVMALLEGGRERAGRGPFAHGRARWKGFPS
- the LOC109758115 gene encoding alpha-L-arabinofuranosidase 1, with product MYLRSPEHLNFTASLTCSNGSQIVASASIQLTGLSNWTKIELQLLAQGTCRSSRLELTTLNRGIIWLDQVSLMPSDTHKGHGFRKELISMLLDLRPRFLRFPGGCFVEGEWLINAFRWKEIIGPWEQRPGHFGDVWHYWTDDGLGYYEFLQLAEDLDATPIWVVNIGISHHDKINISDIAPLVEDILDSLEFAKGSAESKWGSVRASMGHPEPFLVKYVALGNEDCVFSFYREHYLEFYTAIKEAYPDIQIISNCVGSRVRLDHPADLYDFHIYKNSTWVFLNKTMFDNVPRTGPKVFVSEYAVVEEKPGDGGNGNLVASLAEAAFLTGLEKNSDIVQMASYAPLFVNDNDRTWMPDAIVFNSWQQYGTPSYWMQTFFRESSGALIHPITINSSYSQQLAASAVTWQDSKISFLRVKIVNFGPVAVNLTISASGLEASVNSARSTVTVLTSSNPLDGNSFSRPKKVAPVMSELPNAAEEMQALLVPYSLTSFDLALDV